The genomic region TCGTCCCGATCAGGAGCCCGAGCGGCATGTTCCGCTCGGGACGCTTGATCTCGCCGCTGCTGAAGCTCACCGCCTCCCAGCCCTTGTACGCCCAGAGCGACAGCACCAACGCGGCCCCGAAATTCCCCACCAGGCCGCCGGAGAGCCCGCCGGGGGCAGGTTCGACGAAGTTGATCGTGTTCCCGCTGGCGAACGAGAAGACGACCACCGACACCGCGACGATCGCGCCGAACTTGATGAACATCAGCAGGTTCTGAAGCGCGGCCCCGTAGCGCACGCCGAGGATGTTCACGGCGACCAGGAACGCGATGAGCGCCAGCGCGACCATCTTCGACGCGAAGGGCGAGAGCGGGATGAAGTACGGCAGGTAGCGCGTCGAGAACGCCACCGACAGCGTCGCTATCGCGCCCGAGTCGATCACGAGGAACAGCGTCCACCCGAAGAGGAACGCCAGCGGCCGGCCGTAGCCCTCGCGCAGATAGACGTACATGCCACCGGCCTGCGGGAACGCCGCCCCGAGCTCGGCAAAGGCCAGCGCGCCGAAGAAGCTCAGCACGCCGCCGACGATCCAGACGGCGAGGATCAACTGGGGCGACTGCACGAGCTCGGCGATTCTGTTTGGCGCGACGAAGATGCCTGAGCCGATCACGGTGCCCACGAGAATCCCGATGACGGAGGTGAATCCGAGCACCCGCGGCAGTTCCCGTTGGGTGGAGTCGGCCGGAGCGTGCGCGGCAGACATGTGCATGGCGCATCAGGATAGCACGTATAATTCCGTGAAATGGCTCAGACACCGTACGCCTACCTCGAGTCGCACCGCGACGAAATCCTCGACGAACTGGTGGCGTTCACCTCGATCCCGAGCGTGAGCGCCGATCCTCATTACCGGCCCGACGTCGAGAAGGCCGCACGCTGGGTGGCCGATCGCCTGAAGCGCGCCGGGCTCGATCGTGTTCGGCTGTTCTCCACCGAGGACCACCCGGTCGTCTTCGGCGAGTGGGTCAAGGCGCCCGGCGCCCCCACGGTGCTCATCCACGGCCACTACGACGTTCAGCCGCCCGGTCCCGCAGAACGATGGGTCAGCGATCCCTTCCAGCCGACCATCCGCAAGGGGCGCCTCTACGGCCGTGGCGTCGCCGACGGCAAGGGTCCGCTCATCATTCCCATCAAGACCGTGGAAGCCTTCCTGACCGCCACCGGCCGCCTGCCGGTCAACGTCAGGTTCCTGATCGAAGGCGACGAGGAGGGCGGCCACTGGAATCTCGGCCCCTTCATCCGCGAGCACGCGGAGATGCTGCGCGCGGATTTCGTGTTGTCCACCGATGGCGCCATGTGGCGGCACGACGAACCGTCGCTGACGGTCGGCTGCCGCGGCTTCTTGGGACTCGAACTGGCGATCCTCTCTGGGAGCAAGGACCTGCACTCCGGGCGTCACGGCGGCTGCGTCGCCAACGCCGCAGTCGCGTTGGCGCGGCTCATCGCCAGCCTGCACGACGACAACGGCCGCGTCGCGGTGGCGGGGTTCTACGACGATGTCGTCGAACTGTCGGCCGACGAACGCCAGGCGATCGCCGCCATCCCGTTCGACGAGGCCCGGTACCTGCGCGAGAACGGATCGCCCGCACTCTGCGGCGAAGCGGGCTACAGCCTGCTCGAACGGCAGTGGACGCGTCCTGCGCTCGACGTGAACGGCATGTGGGGAGGCTATCTCGGGCAGGGCGGCCAGACGGTCATTCCCGCCGATGCGCACGCGAAGATCAGCTGCCGTCTCGTGCCGAACCAGGACCCGCAGGCAATCGCGCGCCTCGTCGAGCGCCACCTGGAGGCGCGCCTGCTCCCCGGCGTACGCGTGCAGTTCGGCGAGGTGGCCGGCGGGCTGCCGTACCGCGTCCCGCCCGATCACGTCGGCCTCCGCGTGGCCGCAGAGGTTCTCGAGCAGGTGTACCGCAAGCCGCCCGTCACCGTGCGCATGGGCGCGACCGTGGCGGTGTGCGAGGTGTTCCGGCAGGACCTGGGCCTCGAAACGGTGTTCTTCTCGTTCGCGACCGCAGACGATGACTACCATGCGCCGAACGAGTTCTTCCGCCTGAACCGGCTGTACGAAGGCCTCGAAGCCTGGACCCGTTACTTCGAGCGCCTCGCGGCGGCCCGCAAGAAGGACCGACAGTGATCGCTCCTCCATCGGTCGGCGCCCGCGCGAGACGTCCTACTTCACCCACGCAATCAGCAACGTCACCGTGATCGGGCTGACAAGGGTCGAGAGCAGCACGCACGCGGTGACGAACGACGGAGCCACGTCGAACTCGAGCGCCAGGATCGTGGTCAGCACGGCGCTTGGCATGCCGGCCTGCACCAACGCGGCCTGACGCGCCACTCCGGTCAGGCCGAGCACCCATGCCGCCCCCATCGCAATCAGCGGCGTGACCACCAGCGACAGCGTGACGGCCAGCGCAACCAGGCCGGGACGCTCCGGCCGGGTCCCGCGTTCGAACTGCATCCCGAGCACGAGGATCATCACGGGCAGCGCCGCGCCGCTCAGGAGTTCGATCGGCCGCATGACGACCGGCGGCAGCCGAACACCCAGCAGCAGCGCGAGCCCCGCGGCCACGACGCCCCATACGGCCGGCACGCGCAGCACGTTCGCGAGCGCCTGTCCCACACTTCGCCGCCCCGCCGACGCCAGGAAGACGCCGAGCGTGTAGGTGGCGACGGCATTGGCGACGAAGTAGACCGTCGCGTGGGCGAGCCCTTCCTTGCCGAACGCGAACAGCGTCACGGGCAGGCCATAGTTGCCGCTGTTGGAGAACATCACGACGAGCAGGAACGCGCTGGTCATCGCCCGATCCAGCCTGAACGGCTGCACCACCACGCGGGCGATGAGCCCGACACCGACGACGGCCACCCAGGCGAGCCCGGTCATCCGCGCGAAGTCACCGGCGCTCAGCGGCGTGGTGACGAGCAGGTGGAAGACCAGGCACGGTGAGAGCACATTGAACGTGACGCGAGACAGCGTCCGGACGTCGGCGTGCAGCACGCGCGCCAGCACGAAGCCGACGGCGGCGACGATGAAGATTGGCAGAACGTCGTTGGTGAAGATGGACAACAACAGGGTCACAACCGCCGGATTCTGACACAAGACGCTGGCAAACGGGGGAAACGGGCTCGGGACCATCTTCCACTGGCGATGACAGATTTGTAAGATGGTTCGCGGTCGGCGAGAATACCCGTCTTTGCCCGAGTACCCTCCGGCTCAGTGGTGTTGACCACCGTCTCGCGCAGGGAACGCCCGTTCCATGGCAGGGCGCGAAGCATGGTCAGCACATGTGAGCTGAGGGTTTAGAATCCAGCCATGCGTTCACGCTCCATCGACGCGATTGCCCTCCTCGCGCTTGCCGTCCTCATGGTCGGGGCTGTCGCCAGCGCCGAGCCGCAGTCCGCCGGCGACTCGTGGCCGCTGCCGGCATCGGACGTTCTCGAGATGACCTTCGCGTCCCTCGACCGCGCGTCCCCGTGGACTCCCCTCTGGTTCAGGACCGGAACCCGGTTTGCTGCGATGACCTCCGACGCACGGACGACCGGCGTGGACGGGGCGTCTGACTTGGGATGCGCCTTCCAACCGCAGCCATGGATCGTGGTTGAACTGAACCTCGAGATGACGACGGGCGAGGAATGGGGCGGCGGAGCCGACCTGACATTCTCCATCGTCGACCAGCAACACAACCGCCTGAGCCGCACGACCGATGTGTTCGTTGCGCGGTGGAAACCGGCCGCGTTCGTCGCCTTTGCGACGCCGACTCTGAAGGCTGGCGCGTACCGCGTCGAGATCCAGGGACGTGCGCGCAAGGGCGGCAGGATCGAGGTGCCGCCTGTCCCGGTCACGATGCCCGAGTGCGCGGACGCCCAGGCGCTGGGCTTTGGCACGGCGGTTCTGTGGCGAGCGCCCTCCACGAAGTCGGGGCCGACACCGACCGCCAACGCGCAGTACCGTGCGGGCACCGTCGTGCGCGTCGAGGTCACGATGGGCAGCCAGTTCGAGCACGTCGCCGAACGCCTCCTCCTGCGAGGCGCCGCCGCACCCGTGGAACACGCCATGTCGCGGCCCGTGCCGGCGCCACGCGGCACGCACATCGTTGAGCTCGACACGAAAGACCTGCGGCCAGGTGACTACGCGATCGAGTTCATGAGCCAGCAGCAGGGGACCCGCTACATCACGCTCGTCGCATTCCGCCTGCTGGCGAAGTGACCCGACGGCCTGCGCCCCCGGGACGGCCACGAGGCACACGGGGATCGCCGAGGAGGCACCCGGTCCCATCCGGACACAGTGTCGCGCACGGCTGAAGCTCCAGATCCATGTCTGGTGTCTTGGTGAGCTCGGCAACTTGATGGTGAGATTCCGAGGCGCCGGTCACCGCCGTGGCGTAGAATCTGCGCCGGAGGCTCACATGTCGAGACGCGTCGTGTTGGTCGTGCTGGTCCTGGTCGGTCTGCTGGTCAGCCACGGAACTGCGCAGAGAGCCGAGGTGGCGAACCTCGACCAACTCCGCTATCGCTTCATCGGTCCGTTCGGCAATCGCCTGGCGGCGGTGGTCGGCGAGCCGGGCAACACGAACGTCTATTACGTCGGGGCCGCCTCGGGTGGCGTGTGGAAGTCGATGGATGGCGGCTTCACCTGGCGCCCGGTGTTCGACGCGCAGGCCGCGCAGTCGATCGGCTCGCTCGCGATCGCACCTGGCGATCCAAACGTGGTGTGGGCGGGCACGGGTGAGACGTTCATTCGCAGCAACGTCTCGATTGGCGACGGCATCTACAAGTCCACCGACGCGGGCCGGAGCTGGACGCGCATGGGCCTCGAGAAGAGCGGCCGCATCGGCCGCATCATCGTCGATCCGCGCAACCCGGACATCGTGTTCGCAGCGGCGCTCGGCCACTGCTACGGCCCGCAGACCGACCGCGGCGTCTACCGCACGCTCGATGGCGGCAAGACATGGGACCGCGTCCTCTTCGTGGACGAGAACACGGGCGCCGCGGATGTCGCGATGGATCCCTCCAACCCGCGGGTGCTCTTCGCGGGCATGTGGCAGGTGGACATCAAGACATGGGGCCGGACGAGCGGTGGCCCTGGCAGCGGCGTGTTCGTCTCGCGGGACGGCGGAACGACCTGGCGTCGCCTGACTGCCGCCAACGGCCTGCCGGAATCGCCGCTCGGCAAGATCGCGGTTGCGGTCGCGCCCAACAACGGCAACCGCGTGTACGCACTCATCGAAACCGGGCAACGCGGCTCGCTCTGGCGCTCGGACGATGGCGGAGAGCGGTGGCGGCCGGTGAACCACAGCCGTCTGCTGAACGAACGTCCGCACTACTACACGCGCATGATGGTCTCGCCTGGCGACTACAACGAGGTCTACTTCCCGTCGAACAGCATGTCGGTGACGTACGACGGCGGGGAGACGGCCGAGCTGATTCCATGGGGCGGCGACAACCACGACATGTGGGCCGACCCGAAGAACCCCGATCGCATGATGATCGGCAACGACCTCGGCGTGATGATCACGACCACGCACGGCCGCCAATGGATGTCGCTCCGCCTGCCGATCGGCCAGATCTACCACGCGGCCACCGACAACCGCATCCCTT from Vicinamibacterales bacterium harbors:
- a CDS encoding amino acid permease; amino-acid sequence: MHMSAAHAPADSTQRELPRVLGFTSVIGILVGTVIGSGIFVAPNRIAELVQSPQLILAVWIVGGVLSFFGALAFAELGAAFPQAGGMYVYLREGYGRPLAFLFGWTLFLVIDSGAIATLSVAFSTRYLPYFIPLSPFASKMVALALIAFLVAVNILGVRYGAALQNLLMFIKFGAIVAVSVVVFSFASGNTINFVEPAPGGLSGGLVGNFGAALVLSLWAYKGWEAVSFSSGEIKRPERNMPLGLLIGTTTAVALYISTNLAYLYVFPAGQIAKSTRIAADVMNVAIGPIGATIIAAVILFSITGAANGNVLTAPRVFFAMARDGLFFKRFADLHPKLLTPHVSILATGAWAAVLSATGTFEQLATYVIFGQWIFFGLTVGAVMVLRRTRPDLPRPYRTWGYPVTPVVFILAALYISISTLITQPLNALAGLGIIAAGVPAYLYWQKGQGRRA
- a CDS encoding dipeptidase, which gives rise to MAQTPYAYLESHRDEILDELVAFTSIPSVSADPHYRPDVEKAARWVADRLKRAGLDRVRLFSTEDHPVVFGEWVKAPGAPTVLIHGHYDVQPPGPAERWVSDPFQPTIRKGRLYGRGVADGKGPLIIPIKTVEAFLTATGRLPVNVRFLIEGDEEGGHWNLGPFIREHAEMLRADFVLSTDGAMWRHDEPSLTVGCRGFLGLELAILSGSKDLHSGRHGGCVANAAVALARLIASLHDDNGRVAVAGFYDDVVELSADERQAIAAIPFDEARYLRENGSPALCGEAGYSLLERQWTRPALDVNGMWGGYLGQGGQTVIPADAHAKISCRLVPNQDPQAIARLVERHLEARLLPGVRVQFGEVAGGLPYRVPPDHVGLRVAAEVLEQVYRKPPVTVRMGATVAVCEVFRQDLGLETVFFSFATADDDYHAPNEFFRLNRLYEGLEAWTRYFERLAAARKKDRQ
- a CDS encoding AEC family transporter produces the protein MTLLLSIFTNDVLPIFIVAAVGFVLARVLHADVRTLSRVTFNVLSPCLVFHLLVTTPLSAGDFARMTGLAWVAVVGVGLIARVVVQPFRLDRAMTSAFLLVVMFSNSGNYGLPVTLFAFGKEGLAHATVYFVANAVATYTLGVFLASAGRRSVGQALANVLRVPAVWGVVAAGLALLLGVRLPPVVMRPIELLSGAALPVMILVLGMQFERGTRPERPGLVALAVTLSLVVTPLIAMGAAWVLGLTGVARQAALVQAGMPSAVLTTILALEFDVAPSFVTACVLLSTLVSPITVTLLIAWVK